A genome region from Populus alba chromosome 3, ASM523922v2, whole genome shotgun sequence includes the following:
- the LOC118037871 gene encoding UPF0481 protein At3g47200-like, which yields LEQPREPSYVPSPGDPDRSDEVSLDISIIADSLTEKLEIKKAFSGACCIYRVPEPLRELNAKACAPRVVSIGPFHHNEENLEAMENHKIMYLQQFLKLNKVRVEDLIDIIKLNEAKLRDSYAETVGHWREGFATIILVDAVFIIMLLLKLKYRRGIYKMRRRDHIFYPPFKLVDVLWDMCLLENQLPFFILKKLFERVENHANPDNRTLIKLTCLFLRTIMDDWVKEDSWEQLDSSKVLHFVHFIRKCQRPKVRHRHKQGTGILRAPTATELHQSGVKFMHPEQRSLLDVTFSNGILEIPQLKIHGRTEILFRNLKAFEKCHYKPKDHFVSDYITFISCLVRAPNDVVLLAHKENLKNLLNSDEAVSNLLCKLHKESYVNADGFLSGICEELTLHCRKRRHEWKATLKQVYFNNPWTGISVVAAFFLLVLTVIQTVCSILQLR from the coding sequence TTGGAACAGCCAAGGGAGCCATCGTATGTGCCCAGTCCGGGTGACCCAGATCGGAGCGATGAAGTTTCACTTGATATCAGTATTATAGCCGATTCTCTGACGGAGAAATTGGAGATCAAGAAGGCTTTCTCCGGGGCATGCTGCATCTATAGAGTCCCCGAACCATTGCGGGAGTTAAATGCGAAGGCATGTGCACCTCGAGTAGTCTCAATAGGCCCTTTTCACCATAACGAAGAAAATCTAGAAGCTATGGAAAACCACAAAATAATGTACCTGCAGCAGTTTCTTAAACTGAACAAGGTACGTGTGGAAGATTTAATTGACATTATCAAGTTGAATGAAGCGAAATTACGTGATAGTTATGCCGAAACCGTTGGTCATTGGAGGGAAGGCTTCGCAACAATAATCTTAGTGGATGCTGTCTTCATTATTATGCTCTTACTGAAACTGAAGTACCGGAGAGGGATTTATAAAATGAGACGTCGTGACCACATTTTCTATCCTCCATTTAAGTTAGTTGACGTGCTGTGGGATATGTGCTTGCTTGAAAATCAGCTTCCATTCTTCATCCTCAAGAAGTTGTTTGAGCGGGTAGAAAATCATGCCAATCCTGATAACCGTACCCTTATTAAGCTTACCTGTCTGTTTTTACGAACAATAATGGATGACTGGGTAAAAGAAGACAGTTGGGAACAACTCGATTCCTCCAAGGTCCTACATTTCGTTCACTTTATAAGAAAGTGTCAGCGGCCTAAGGTGCGGCACCGTCATAAGCAAGGAACAGGTATTTTAAGAGCACCCACTGCAACGGAGCTCCATCAATCTGGAGTGAAGTTCATGCATCCAGAACAAAGGTCACTATTAGATGTTACATTCAGTAATGGGATTCTAGAAATTCCACAGCTAAAAATACACGGCCGTACAGAAATCTTATTCAGAAATCTCAAGGCCTTTGAGAAATGCCATTATAAGCCTAAGGATCATTTTGTAAGTGACTATATTACTTTCATCAGCTGCCTTGTCAGGGCTCCCAATGATGTTGTACTACTTGCTCATAAAGAGAATTTGAAAAATCTGCTAAACAGTGACGAAGCAGTGTCAAATCTCCTTTGCAAACTTCATAAAGAAAGTTATGTCAATGCAGATGGTTTTCTTTCCGGTATCTGCGAAGAGCTGACTTTACATTGCAGAAAGCGTAGGCACGAGTGGAAGGCAACCTTGAAGCAGGTTTATTTCAACAATCCATGGACTGGCATCTCTGTTGTTGCTGCTTTTTTTCTCCTTGTTCTTACTGTCATACAGACGGTGTGTTCTATCCTTCAATTGCGATAA